A region from the Musa acuminata AAA Group cultivar baxijiao chromosome BXJ1-10, Cavendish_Baxijiao_AAA, whole genome shotgun sequence genome encodes:
- the LOC135595738 gene encoding transcriptional activator DEMETER-like isoform X3, with amino-acid sequence MGARDACPGAAIAFKHCAPPQTLDSCLHSTMQPDLQSQAMIENPVSGMTIDLSGSIMVLKGRKRDNNVVQDVPILDYREFMHTIGGFSQLSESHRMSDHDLFLPTRSKKKRTGNKQDGFTSDTSEGESRHVSTWRVNHRVVNNTPMALEEQKTLEHILAFDKIEKQRSDVKVQSHELDSVCSIIDAICTTPLKQSDCTHTGIYQVSSPMKPHRGNDCQKDEIFKTENSKDAHVISTSNEIKPKRHVKKEEATVANTQSLSTDQVGLQGQKIASCNFDYSPVQKIPDFRVLIPGDCNENVSHTNISYQCQNGSSFHNSVAYNLMSGALEPFGDPLDDIIEKLRHITLDEIHEDTREKAKNAIVPYDGGGVIVPYKGEFELAKKRRPRPKVDLDAETFRVWNLLMGTGGNDSVVENDSEKEKHWEEERNVFHGRVDSFIARMHLVQGDRRFSKWKGSVVDSVVGVFLTQNVSDHLSSSAFMALAARFPSKSSRNNAKPHEEKRHTCTEVQEGCTASLKYSSKLQDHMLSKESCCVNSHVIMGENESSNSNESFGYNTRGDSADCSRKCVDMHEAVVGCKSPNNSLDITVAMMRSKGLTKAEDRWALNDVASLRNYIITSQNPSENQVLTTDQIELNSLSNFQVEDIMTGSMPNCVGSSSSFTKLLQMAEKILPENFQDGICQCTDNVSEKKTSLLDPSCNLGMSTSPAMPYCFNKSSRSELVDMGSATVASHECRLNYSLMINANRDKIFDSTGDSSAVTTAEVIVQQKLAFIPRNKLEDDSASISKCLLQPVTSSEAEACTRKQFFCHSDFQKQEKEASISNSITQTYTHVKNQDTIEIQQRENAKFQTECTGIIQAQMQNFGTQQNIQNFYNKQRNQLEVSDEVKTILEDEACNLQIVSDETTKVESKEKKIKDNTERKGAYDWDILRKNIHQNGTRKERTRDTLDSLDWEAVRCAEVNEISETIRERGMNNKLAARIKDFLNRLVKDHGSIDLEWLKEIEPDQAKDYLLSIRGLGLKSVECVRLLTLQHLAFPVDTNVGRICVRLGWVPLQPLPESLQLHLLELYPMLETIQKYLWPRLCKLDQRTLYELHYQMITFGKVFCTKSKPNCNACPMRAECKHFASAFASARLALPGPEEKNLVISTMPLASEINCTTDLQMLQLPQFEVNRNPKEINCYSSCEPVVEEPSTPEAEEITTEESAIEDIIYENPDEIPEIKLNFEEFTQNLQCYMQGQYLKANGGDISKALMVRNPEAASIPMPKLKNVSRLRTEHHVYELPDSHPLLEGLDQREPDDPSLYLLAIWSPGETAQSTEPPEAFCNSQEMGKLCDRKTCFACNSIREAEAQTVRGTILIPCRTAMRGSFPLNGTYFQVNEVFADHDTSCNPIDVPREWIWNLPRRTVYFGTSVPTIFKGLTTQEIQQCFWRGFVCVRGFDQRTRAPKPLYARFHFPASKAPRNKKIAAAEARKE; translated from the exons ATGGGAGCAAGAGATGCTTGTCCAGGAGCAGCCATAGCATTCAAGCATTGTGCGCCACCTCAAACTCTTGATTCATGTCTTCATTCCACCATGCAGCCTGATCTGCAATCTCAAGCAATGATAGAGAACCCAGTGAGTGGAATGACAATTGATCTCAGTGGCTCAATTATGGTACTAAAAGGGAGAAAAAGAGATAATAATGTTGTCCAAGATGTGCCAATTTTGGATTACAGAGAATTCATGCATACCATTGGTGGGTTCAGCCAACTAAGTGAAAGCCATAGAATGAGCGACCATGACCTATTCTTACCTACAAGGTCCAAGAAGAAGAGAACAGGAAACAAGCAGGATGGGTTTACATCAGATACTTCAGAAGGGGAGTCCAGGCATGTCAGCACTTGGAGAGTAAACCATAGAGTGGTGAATAATACTCCAATGGCCCTTGAGGAACAGAAAACTTTGGAACATATATTAGCATTTGATAAAATAGAAAAACAGAGATCAGATGTAAAAGTTCAGAGCCATGAATTAGACTCTGTATGTTCCATTATTGATGCCATCTGTACAACTCCTCTGAAGCAATCTGATTGCACTCATACAGGCATTTACCAAGTATCGAGTCCAATGAAGCCACATAGAGGAAATGATTGTCAGAAAGATGAGATTTTTAAGACTGAAAATTCCAAGGATGCCCATGTTATAAGCACCAGCAATGAGATAAAACCAAAAAGGCACGTAAAGAAGGAAGAAGCTACGGTGGCCAATACCCAGTCCTTGAGTACTGACCAAGTAGGTCTGCAAGGACAAAAGATAGCTTCATGTAATTTTGACTATTCTCCAGTACAGAAGATTCCTGATTTTAGAGTATTAATTCCAGGAGATTGCAATGAGAATGTTTCTCATACCAATATTAGTTATCAATGTCAAAATGGCAGCAGTTTTCATAATTCAGTTGCTTACAACTTAATGTCAGGAGCATTAGAACCATTTGGAGATCCTCTGGATGATATAATTGAAAAGCTTAGACATATAACTTTAGATGAGATCCACGAGGATACTAGGGAAAAAGCTAAAAATGCTATTGTTCCTTATGATGGAGGTGGTGTAATAGTTCCATATAAGGGAGAATTTGAGCTTGCCAAGAAACGACGCCCTCGCCCCAAGGTTGATCTGGATGCAGAAACATTTAGAGTATGGAATCTTTTGATGGGAACAGGAGGTAATGATAGCGTGGTGGAAAATGATAGTGAAAAGGAGAAGCATTGGGAAGAAGAAAGGAATGTTTTCCATGGACGTGTAGATTCATTCATTGCTCGGATGCATCTAGTCCAAG GAGATAGGCGTTTTTCCAAGTGGAAAGGATCGGTTGTTGACTCAGTTGTTGGTGTTTTtcttacacaaaatgtttcagaTCATCTCTCAAG CTCTGCCTTCATGGCACTTGCTGCAAGATTTCCTTCAAAATCGAGTAGAAACAATGCAAAACCTCATGAGGAAAAGAGACACACATGTACGGAAGTTCAAGAAGGGTGCACTGCATCCCTCAAATACTCCAGCAAATTGCAAGATCATATGTTGAGCAAAGAGTCATGTTGCGTAAATTCTCACGTGataatgggagaaaatgaaagctCTAACAGTAATGAATCATTTGGTTACAACACTAGAGGTGACAGTGCTGACTGTTCCAGAAAATGTGTTGACATGCATGAAGCAGTAGTTGGTTGTAAATCACCTAATAACAGCTTAGACATCACAGTTGCAATGATGAGAAGTAAAGGCTTAACAAAAGCTGAAGATAGATGGGCATTGAATGATGTGGCTTCATTAAGAAACTATATCATTACATCTCAAAACCCCTCAGAAAACCAAGTTCTGACAACTGACCAGATTGAATTAAACTCGCTTTCAAACTTCCAAGTAGAAGATATAATGACTGGAAGTATGCCCAACTGTGTAGGTTCTTCGAGTTCATTCACAAAGCTTTTGCAGATGGCAGAGAAAATTCTACCAGAAaattttcaagatggaatttgccAATGTACAGATAATGTTTCAGAAAAGAAAACATCACTCTTAGATCCATCATGCAACCTAGGCATGTCAACTTCTCCTGCTATGCCTTATTGTTTCAACAAATCCTCAAGATCTGAATTGGTGGATATGGGGAGTGCAACTGTAGCAAGTCATGAATGCAGATTAAATTATTCTTTGATGATAAATGCAAATAGAGACAAAATATTTGATTCTACAGGTGATTCTTCAGCAGTCACAACAGCTGAAGTTATTGTTCAGCAGAAGTTGGCATTCATTCCCAGAAATAAACTTGAAGATGATTCTGCATCAATAAGCAAGTGTCTTTTGCAGCCAGTTACAAGCTCAGAAGCAGAAGCATGCACTAGAAAGCAATTTTTTTGTCATAGTGACTTTCAGAAACAGGAAAAAGAGGCCTCAATAAGCAACTCCATTACACAGACGTACACACATGTAAAAAATCAGGATACAATCGAAATACAGCAAAGAGAAAATGCAAAGTTTCAGACTGAATGCACTGGTATAATTCAAGCTCAAATGCAGAATTTTGGTACTCAGCAAAATATTCAGAACTTTTATAACAAACAAAGAAATCAATTGGAAGTATCTGATGAAGTCAAAACAATTTTAGAGGATGAGGCATGCAATTTGCAGATAGTTTCAGATGAAACAACAAAAGTTGAatcgaaagagaaaaaaataaaagataatactGAAAGAAAGGGAGCCTATGACTGGGACATCCTGAGAAAAAACATTCATCAAAATGGCACCAGAAAAGAGAGAACTAGGGACACATTGGACTCACTTGATTGGGAAGCAGTAAGGTGTGCAGAGGTAAATGAGATATCTGAAACCATTAGAGAGCGAGGAATGAACAACAAGCTAGCAGCGCGGATCAAG GATTTTCTCAATAGACTGGTGAAAGATCATGGTAGCATTGACCTTGAATGGTTAAAGGAAATTGAACCGGACCAAGCAAA GGACTACCTCCTGAGCATACGAGGACTGGGACTTAAAAGTGTTGAATGTGTGCGCCTTTTAACTCTCCAGCATCTGGCCTTCCCA GTTGACACAAATGTTGGCCGAATATGTGTGAGACTGGGATGGGTTCCACTACAACCCTTGCCTGAGTCCCTACAGTTGCATTTATTAGAGCT ATATCCCATGTTGGAGACCATTCAGAAGTACCTTTGGCCTCGCCTATGTAAGCTTGACCAGCGAACTTT GTATGAGCTACACTATCAAATGATTACATTCGGAAAG GTTTTTTGTACAAAAAGCAAGCCAAACTGCAACGCTTGTCCAATGAGGGCAGAGTGCAAACATTTTGCAAGTGCATTTGCCAG CGCAAGATTAGCACTTCCAGGACCAGAGGAGAAAAATTTAGTGATTTCAACGATGCCTCTTGCCTCAGAAATCAATTGTACAACAGATTTGCAAATGCTGCAGCTACCTCAATTTGAGGTCAATAGAAACCCAAAGGAAATAAATTGCTACAGTAGTTGTGAGCCTGTTGTTGAAGAACCATCAACTCCTGAAGCTGAAGAAATAACAACAGAAGAAAGTGCAATTGAAGATATCATTTATGAAAATCCTGATGAAATTCCTGAAATTAAGCTAAATTTTGAAGAGTTCACACAAAACCTACAGTGTTACATGCAAGGACAATATTTGAAAGCTAATGGTGGTGATATATCAAAAGCTTTAATGGTAAGAAATCCAGAAGCCGCTTCTATTCCGATGCCAAAGCTCAAGAATGTCAGCCGCCTACGAACAGAGCACCATGT ATATGAACTTCCAGATTCACACCCTTTGTTGGAAGGA TTGGATCAAAGAGAACCTGACGATCCATCATTGTATCTCCTGGCTATATGGAGCCCAG GTGAGACGGCACAATCAACTGAACCACCAGAGGCATTCTGCAACTCCCAAGAAATGGGCAAGTTATGTGACAGGAAAACTTGTTTTGCTTGCAATAGCATACGAGAAGCAGAGGCACAAACAGTTAGGGGGACTATTTTG ATTCCATGTCGAACAGCAATGAGAGGAAGCTTTCCACTTAACGGCACCTATTTTCAAGTTAACGAG GTATTTGCTGATCATGATACCAGTTGTAACCCAATTGATGTTCCTAGGGAGTGGATATGGAACTTGCCAAGGAGGACAGTTTATTTTGGCACCTCAGTACCAACGATATTTAAGG GTCTAACAACTCAAGAAATACAACAATGCTTTTGGAGAG GATTTGTGTGTGTGAGAGGATTTGATCAAAGAACAAGAGCACCAAAGCCCCTCTATGCAAGATTCCACTTCCCAGCGAGTAAAGCACCCAGGAACAAGAAGATTGCTGCAGCAGAAGCAAGAAAAGAGTAG